The following proteins are co-located in the Candidatus Eisenbacteria bacterium genome:
- a CDS encoding potassium channel protein, which translates to MALALITAVGTVGYVLIEGLPVIDALYFTVVTLTTVGYGDIVPVTVGGRFFTIAIILSGVGTALYLLSAAAQLVLEGQLRDIFGRNVMHRRIDQLQGHVIVCGYGRFGRVVTEELRRNHAPVVVIDADPGKEEALRALDVPYVIGSALADEVLEQAGIRRARAIVVATPSDPDNVFITLSAREKSAAIRIHARGETEAGLRRLELAGANQALSAYHSGGVRMAASILRPSVVDFLELSLPGHQEEVTLEEARIGSGSTLASQTIADVEREQSRVRVVALKREDEPIRIIPEPATRLAAGDLLVLIGDRDGLGRLAQVAGGKAS; encoded by the coding sequence GTGGCACTCGCGCTCATCACAGCCGTCGGGACGGTGGGGTACGTCCTGATCGAGGGACTCCCGGTCATCGACGCCCTCTACTTCACGGTCGTGACCCTCACGACCGTCGGCTACGGCGACATCGTCCCCGTCACGGTCGGCGGACGCTTCTTCACGATCGCCATCATCCTGAGCGGCGTCGGCACCGCGCTCTACCTGCTGTCGGCAGCCGCGCAGCTCGTCCTGGAAGGCCAGCTGCGTGACATCTTCGGGAGGAACGTGATGCATCGACGCATCGATCAACTGCAGGGTCACGTGATCGTGTGCGGCTACGGCCGCTTCGGCCGCGTCGTGACAGAGGAGCTCCGCCGCAACCACGCCCCCGTCGTCGTCATCGACGCGGATCCCGGCAAGGAGGAGGCCCTCCGTGCCCTGGACGTCCCGTACGTCATCGGCTCGGCCCTCGCCGACGAGGTGCTGGAGCAGGCCGGTATTCGTCGCGCGCGAGCGATCGTCGTGGCGACGCCGTCCGATCCCGACAACGTCTTCATCACCCTTTCGGCGCGTGAGAAGAGCGCCGCCATTCGTATCCACGCGCGCGGCGAGACGGAGGCCGGGCTCCGCCGACTCGAGCTCGCGGGGGCGAATCAGGCCCTCTCCGCCTATCACAGCGGCGGCGTGCGCATGGCCGCGTCGATCCTGCGGCCGTCGGTGGTGGACTTCCTCGAGCTCTCGCTCCCCGGGCATCAGGAGGAAGTCACGCTCGAGGAGGCGCGCATCGGATCCGGCTCGACGCTGGCGAGCCAAACGATCGCCGACGTCGAGCGCGAGCAGTCGCGCGTGCGCGTGGTGGCGCTCAAGCGCGAGGACGAGCCGATCCGCATCATCCCGGAGCCCGCGACACGGCTCGCGGCGGGCGATCTGCTGGTCCTGATCGGCGATCGTGACGGGCTCGGTCGGCTGGCGCAGGTCGCCGGCGGCAAGGCGTCCTGA